ATTCAGGATGAGCCGGTAGATATGCCGCAAATCATAATGGGCGTTCGCCAATTCTCGTTCGAGGAAAGACAGCAGTTCGGGATAGACCGGCGGATTTTCGGGCCGGATGTCGTCCGGCTCATGAACAATGCCGCGGCCAAACAGCCATGACCAGATGCGGTTCACAATGTTGCGCGCGAACCACGGGTTGTCCGGCGACGTCAACCAGAGCGCGAAGACTCGGCGCGGGTCCTCTCCTGCTTCTATTTCCATCGCCACGCCGTCCGGGAAGACAACGCTTAGCGGCCCCGTCTGGGCCGGGTCCAGAATAACAATCTCTTCTTTCCACTCGGAAGTCTCCTTGTACGCAATCCTGGAGAAGAAATCCGCCAGGGCACGGCGCTGGTTTTCCGGCCAACCCTCGATGCGGACGCCCAAGAACGTAAGCGCCACCGCCGCCGCGATGGTCTCGGGTTCTCGTCCCTGGACGGCGCGGTAGAAATTCACGGGCGGCACTCGGAAGTTGCTGCCGCTTGACGTCAGCAAAGCGCGCGCGAATGCATCATATGGCTGGTTGTCGCGAATCGCGTCGTGAATCCAGCGATGGTAGGCCTGCACCGCGTTCGGCCACAGGTTGATCGGGAACTCCGCCTTGACGCGCAGCAGATC
Above is a genomic segment from Candidatus Hydrogenedentota bacterium containing:
- a CDS encoding DUF1553 domain-containing protein, producing KRAKLIDMLLERQEFADYWSLKWCDLLRVKAEFPINLWPNAVQAYHRWIHDAIRDNQPYDAFARALLTSSGSNFRVPPVNFYRAVQGREPETIAAAVALTFLGVRIEGWPENQRRALADFFSRIAYKETSEWKEEIVILDPAQTGPLSVVFPDGVAMEIEAGEDPRRVFALWLTSPDNPWFARNIVNRIWSWLFGRGIVHEPDDIRPENPPVYPELLSFLERELANAHYDLRHIYRLILNSRTYQQSSIPKDACPDAERFFACYAVRRLEAEVLADALSRVIGAGESYSSAIPEPFTFMPGEQRSILLADGSISSPFLEMFGRPSRDTGLESERNNEPTDAQRLFLLNSTHIQNRIENSPRMRTMLKTAGRRHGALIQGVYMGILCRYPTQAEADIADEYFKTGDLTIVQAGADLAWALINTKEFLYRH